The following nucleotide sequence is from Trifolium pratense cultivar HEN17-A07 linkage group LG2, ARS_RC_1.1, whole genome shotgun sequence.
CCCACTTTTTATTCCCATGTTAAATGGTGGGAATCTTACATTCCCATGGGAATAAGAGGTAACCACCCATAACTCTCCACTCTCCCattatttttaactcatttatttttttgttttaatattttaaaatattaattgaatttattttaaaaatgttccaaggaactttatttatttaccaaacatattgatAGGAATAATATTCCCAGCAATAATATTCCAAGGAATAATAATCCtaggattataattttaatcccccaaacaaacacaccctaaaagaaaagaaagtcaCGCACGCACGCCGAGAGAAGGAGTTACACAGTACGAGAGACCGACGGCTTGCACAGCGGAGCAACTAATTGGTGATTCAAGTCATTCAACCGcaattttatgtgtaattttgaatactatttttatctctGATCAATATTATGAGTAGCTAATTTATCAATTGTTAGGGATGAGTAAACCTAGATGActattcttattttatgatttgatttatgattattgaagaattctattgattatttttcttatatctgtgcttaatgcttttatCGATTGATCACCGTTAAATTGATTTACGATTCATATTGTGATACGGgagttgaatttatgaatgctttGATATAAGAAATTCTTGCCTTTGTAATTTAGGAATAGATGCAAACCCTTGAAACCAATTTAGAATTCTTGTTCATTCATGCTTAATTCTAATCTTAAATTCACTAAGGAATTAggaattattttagaattaacgactctgtcactaaggaattagggcaCGAATACTTTAGGGAATtcggtaataatttgataaataccTTCAATAGTCATAATCAAGTCACTACATTAAGATAGTAGTCTAGTGAAACTCATCcctgacatttttattattatcaaatacaaagtaattttcgttgttattattattattgctattgcaaCCAATTAAACTGAAACCTTTTGTTCAATcgagtaaaaatcacaattcaatagtataacgcgatccttgagttcgacactcggtcttaccgttttaaatatattacttgcacgatttcgtacacttgcgaaaatcgccatcaagtttttggcgccgttgccggggattgccaaatcattgttgaatttttatttttgcttaattggaattttttgctCTGCAACAAAattatagtttttcttttattttttattttttatttttgttctatttttgttttatttgttgagATTACTAATGTTGCGTGCTAGTGGTgtctttcttctttgtttgagaTAATTATCCACCATATAGCATGAAAGACTTTGATGATTCTGTCCTACAACAAATATTGGAAGAGCTTGATACTTGTCTTCTAATTGCTCAATGTCGTATACTTGAGGGACAAATCACGAGAGATGAACTTGAACAAGAGCTTCTTCAGGTGCGATTTCTTAGGGATGATGTTTATGAAGAAGAATATAAGGATGAAACTTTTGATTATAATGTTCCACCACAAGAAGAAGAGGAGTGTTACATGAAAAAGATCAATTGGGAACAAATGTTACCTCCTCAAGTGTTACCGAAAGATTCATATGACAAGAACTCTCACATCAAAGATGTTTTGATTGAATTCATGAATATTAATCAAGGGTCAATTGACAAATTTGAAAGCCAATGTGAAAGGTTATCTGAACAAATTGTGGAATTTAAAAAGATGAATGAGAAGTTGGAGATTGGAGATGACCTCATTGAtgtgaaaaagaaagatgagGAGGAAGAATTAATAAAAGTTGAGGATGATCTAGTGGAAACTCAAAAGTCTCAACTTTTGAGTAGTGAATATGTCGACCAAGAAATTTCTCAACATAAAAACATTCCTCAAATTGTTTTTAGCAACAAGGTAGAGAAAAGAGAGGAGATTGATGAAGTTTTGGATGCCATTTATGCTTTGTTCATTAATTTCCACTTGAAAAAGTTATGGAAGAAACATCATCTATATCTCAAGTTCATGGAGTTCCTACCcaacaaaatgaagaagaaggatGATGTGTTCTTTGTGTCATATATGCCGCCTTAATAGTGGTTGATgtgtcaagctaatgacgttaaagaagcgctgcatgggaggcaacccatgagagGTAACTTAGctttatttcaatttcattttcttatttttatgtcaattttgaaattttcttttgagtCGGAATAAATACTTTTGAAAGAGTTTGTCACTTCCCGAATTTTATCTGtttgaaatattaattttcttgtGTGGTTTGATTTTGAACACTTGACTTGACTGAACTGTTAGTTTGTATCTACATTAGAAGAAATTGTTAGCTTGCACAATTGATTGCTTTTTGATTATATTAGTCTGCCGATGATTTTGATGGAATAATATCTTTTGTTTGACATGATGCCAAATgctcttatttctctctattATCCCAACTGTGAGCTTTTGAGCCTAAACACTTGGAATTTTTTCTTGATGTGTGAATTGTCCAGACATGTGTTTTTACTTCAGAACTTGCATTTATTCTTAACGGCATTGCATATGATTTTTGCATTACACTGAGGCATGTttgtttggtaccttgagcctTTTCTGACCACCTTATGAATAATATTATCCTTTGCTAAACCCCTTTGAGCCTGATACCCTTTTATTGTGTTACTGAGCCACATTACAAGCCAAagaccgaaaaaaaaaatattatccaCCTTACTTGGAGTTAGTTAGGGACTTCTCATTGAGTCTTGGTAAaattttaagtttggggttgctcatGAGATAGCAACCTTTAAGTTTGGGGTGACAATTGAAAGAAGAATGAATGGTTTTTGGAAGAAGAgagcaaacacaaaaaaattgaagaactgtgaaagagaaacaaaaagaaaaaaaaaaaaagagaattgaaaaaaaaaatcaaagaaagaaagaaaaattggaaaaaaagaaaagaaaagaaaagaaaaagccaaaaatatgcatttaaatttttgtgCTAAAGGTTGTGATTAGACAACAGTTCTCTAAGCTCTCAAGTTTTATCTTATTAAAGGTTTTGATGTGAATTGTAAGAAGTGGATACATTGAGATAGTCTATCTAACTCCAAGTCTTTAGCTTACTATCCAAAAATATCCCACCTTCACCTAAGCCCCGTTATAACCCGAAAAGTCCTCTGAAAGTGTATGCATAATTATATTGTGATTGCTGTATAGAATTCTTTCAAGACTATGGTAGGAGGATGCATGATCTAGGATTTGAGTGATATTCTTAACCCTTAAACACTTGAGAGAATTTGGTGAGATTGTGTGAAGAGAGAGATTTGAACCTGATGGATAAGTGTTGAATGAATTGCATTGCGTTCCTGATTGATTGTTTGTAGATGAAAGTGATCTTGAGTATGATGTTTTTGCTTGTTGACATGTTTGCTAATATTGATTATGAAGATAGATTGATAGGAAAGTTTGGTCATGTGTTTGAAGCTGAATTGCACTCTCACTTTTTGAAGCTttgttccttgaggacaagtaacagattaagtttggggttgtgatgacctCTCGTCAAATGTAGTTTTTAGAGCCTTTTTAGttaagttttaatttatttttattactttgatatttaatttagaGTAAGTTTGAATAAATTGTGGTTTTTAAGTTCGTAAGTCAATTGAGTTTTTATGCTTCTAATTTCTTTACTAATCAACCATTTCGACTAGTTTTTGTCTTATTTGATTGATTCAGTTAAATAGGTTGATCAGTTGGCGGAAGACTACCGCTAAAATTGCTTGGAAATTATTGATATATTGCCTTAATAGTGGAAGTGTGCAAATATGGATCATGAGAAGAAAATTACATGCCTTTTGTTGGCCCATGCCTTTGTGAATTGTGACACGTGAGAGGAGCATAAAATTCTCTTAAGTCTTGAGCAtttgaaagaaataaaatcacTACATGTGAGGAGAATATAAGCAGGCCTTACTTGTTGGCCCAAGAAACGTGGAGGAAATAGGTTTTACCATCTAATCTAATGCactataaaagaaaagaaagtcaCGCACGCACGCCGAGAGAAGGAGTTACACAGTACGAGAGACCGACGGCTTGCACAGCGGAGCAACTAATTGGTGATTCAAGTCATTCAACCGcaattttatgtgtaattttgaatactatttttatctctGATCAATATTATGAGTAGCTAATTTATCAATTGTTAGGGATGAGTAAACCTAGATGActattcttattttatgatttgatttatgattattgaagaattctattgattatttttcttatatctgtgcttaatgcttttatCGATTGATCACCGTTAAATTGATTTACGATTCATATTGTGATACGGgagttgaatttatgaatgctttGATATAAGAAATTCTTGCCTTTGTAATTTAGGAATAGATGCAAACCCTTGAAACCAATTTAGAATTCTTGTTCATTCATGCTTAATTCTAATCTTAAATTCACTAAGGAATTAggaattattttagaattaacgactctgtcactaaggaattagggcaCGAATACTTTAGGGAATtcggtaataatttgataaataccTTCAATAGTCATAATCAAGTCACTACATTAAGATAGTAGTCTAGTGAAACTCATCcctgacatttttattattatcaaatacaaagtaattttcgttgttattattattattgctattgcaaCCAATTAAACTGAAACCTTTTGTTCAATcgagtaaaaatcacaattcaatagtataacgcgatccttgagttcgacactcggtcttaccgttttaaatatattacttgcacgatttcgtacacttgcgaaaatCGCCATCATGAAACCACCCCTAGGAGACGAAGCAAGCCGAGGGTTTCGAGGCATAAATAGAGCTCGGCAATGAACTAATCAATGTTACTAATTAATGTTTGAAATTTAATTGTTATCGATACTTAAGCATCGCCCAGCCCAACCCATAACTGCTATCATTTGAAAAGTGATTTTgcatcattcattcatttagttggttttgttttctttctttctttctttcaaacaTTCATTTAGTTAGTTGAAACAGTCTCAACAAATAATTGATGGATTATGGCCATGTTGTACATTGGAGTGATTGGACCACTTTGATAGCTTTAGTTCTAAATATACACCAATAATTGATATCTTTAATCCTAATTGATGGGCTAATCTTTATAGATATGTTTTCAAACTAATTGAATTCTTTCTTTCATCTTAGAATTATTTGGAGTGCTTATGTAATGTGGATATATTTCCTTCTTGTACCGGGACTTTGTAATTTCTGCATTGTCCTTGACTACTTGTACTATATGTGCTTGGACTTGTGCCATCTTAATGCATGTTgccttttttaaaaaagtaattagaCTTAAAGCATGATATGTTCTCAAGACTTGACTCCTAATCCTTTCTCCTCATCTTTCTAAAACTAGTCGGTTACCATTtttattcttctctttcttcGTATATGGGAGAGGGGTGATTTAAGATTAATTTTGACAAGGAATCACCCCTCCCAATAGTCTTTCTCCTGAATGGTCAAGCTGATAAGCTCTGTTGTTGACCAAGTCGATGTTGAGCTTGTTGTGAGTGGTCAAGCTGGTGAGCTTGTTTTGAATGGCCAGGTTGATTGAGTTTGTCCTTACGATCCAAACTAGTGTTGAGCTGGTCCTTAATAATCATGTCGGTGAGCTCGTCCGAAAGAACAAGCTGGTCTTGATCTTGATCGTTCGTTAGAAAGGACCAAGCTGTAATTGAGCTCGTCTGGAAGAACCAAGT
It contains:
- the LOC123911445 gene encoding centrosomal protein of 128 kDa-like, translating into MKDFDDSVLQQILEELDTCLLIAQCRILEGQITRDELEQELLQVRFLRDDVYEEEYKDETFDYNVPPQEEEECYMKKINWEQMLPPQVLPKDSYDKNSHIKDVLIEFMNINQGSIDKFESQCERLSEQIVEFKKMNEKLEIGDDLIDVKKKDEEEELIKVEDDLVETQKSQLLSSEYVDQEISQHKNIPQIVFSNKVEKREEIDEVLDAIYALFINFHLKKLWKKHHLYLKFMEFLPNKMKKKDDVFFVSYMPP